The region GCTGCAGTGTTTTCTAAGCTGAAGGTGAAGTTGTCACCTATTTCACTTCTGTCTCTGGAGTGTCAGTGTGATGTTTGTCTGTCAGAACTGAGACTAACTGGTTGCAGTGCACAGCACATGCCTTTGTGTGATCAGAAATCCCCGAGTGGGGTAATTCCTAAACCTCAAGCATGGCCCTGATTTTTGTTCCAGGTTTCTATTCTCTCTGCAATGGAGCTGATCTGGAACCTCTGTGAGATTCTGTTTGTtgaagcagctgcaggtgagcaGTGAACTGTCCTCATGCTAAGACTGAAgggctttttatttctgtgtttaaaatgtgTAAAGCATCCATTGTGTTATATTTCAATATGTTTTAGAGTCAACAAGCCCTTTAATGCCTTTTCTGCCTCAGCAAATTGCCTTATTTTAGACAGATGATAAACCTGTTTAtctatttttcccccctcttgtGTAGTTCGCTACAATTTAAATTGTCTCTTTAACACAGAGGAAGTGAAGAGAGATACCAAAAAGttatttgaagcatcaacacaTCTTTAAGCATCAAAGATACTGATGCCAACTAACATTTGCACATTTCCCAGTGCCACTCCTTTAACAAGTTCTTTTAAGTCAGTTTGTTTGCAGCAGCATTTTAAATTAGGAAATGGTTGAGGAAACTGCATTTTGCAAACAAATACTTGCACAGTCCCAGGATTCAGAGAGAGGCTCACAGACTGCAGAATGCTCACCTGGGGTCACACTCCAGCTAACAATAGTGAGTGGATGCTCAATTAAACTGAAACATCCTGAAACATTGATCTGAATCACTcaccttttatttcttcaagcAACTGGTGAGGGATTTCTGCTGGACTCTGCTGCTGTCCTGTCTAAAGTGTGCCCCACAGAAAGCTgtcagcagcctggcagctcgAGGAACCTCTGTGAGCAGGGCAAACACAAATCCCCTCAGTAAACCTCACCTAAGGGTTGGCCAAGTGTTGAGGTTGGCACTGTGTAAAATAGCAGTTTGGGAGCTAACAGGATGCAACCTTCTCTGCTTCAAGCTGGTCCCCTTCTGCTTCGCCTCCTTGACTGGGTTCGGCTTCACGTCTGTGACGTGGACAACATGGTCCGTGAGGTGCTGAGCAGTGAACAGCCATCCAAGCACAAGCTCTTCTGGAACGTGGTGAGTACAGTCACCTGTGAGGTTCTTAAAGGGGATTCATGCCTGTGTgttttgccttcctcctccccactgGACACTAGTCTGCATCTCAGGAACTGACAGGTAGGAGCCCGCTGCGCTCTGCCTGTGCAGGCGTGGTGGTGAAGTCCTTCTGAAGATCCTCCTGCCTCTCATCCCCATCCTGGCCCTTTCACTTCCCATAGAAGTCTGGACTTACACCATGAATCTGGATGAGCAGGGCCCCCAGCTGAAGCACTTTAACTCCACTTGCCCTCTCTAAATGACAGGTTGCAGTCCCCTCTGGTGCTCTGCCTGGGGTTctggagctgtgctgtgtgGGTTTTGCAGGTGGATATCTTTGTGCTGCAAGGCCGGATGGATGAAGCGAGGCACTTGCTCTCCAAGGAAGCCACTGCCAATCCCACCTCAGGGAACATGTACAAAATCTTGGATGACTTGATGAAGAAGATGCCTGTGCCCAGTGTATGTACAAAGTGGATTTTTCTCATGCGATTCCATTGGgaacagagagaaagagggatGACAGTGTCAGCCCAGGCTACTTCACCTCTGCTCTGGCTCCTGTTGTCTCAGTCTTCATCCTTCACAATAGTGACATTTTTATTCTTGAATTCCCCAGAAGTCCCAACCATAGAGGCAAAACCCTGTCAGGTGACAAACCAACACAGCAAGACAGTTCATGCAGCAGGATACATTGTCCAGTTGTCTGGAACAGTTCCTGCTGAGAACCATTCTCTTGCACAGAATATTTTCTGAAGGCTTTTCCTGTAGTTTCCCTCTCTTAGTGATCTCcttggagaggaaaaactgCAGCTGCATCATGGCAATCTTTCCTGGGATCCTCTTAAGGCCCTTTGCCTTATTTAGATGAGTAAAGACACTCTGAATTCACCCGTGGGGCAAGGAAGAATGTGACGGTAGCCCCATGTTTAGCTTTCTTGCATGAACAACTGCAAGTTCAGCCCAAGTGCCTGCTGTGATTTGGTCtgccatttcttttcttttatgtaTCTTCTGTCTGTTCAGCTTGGCAACACCCAGACCCTGACTGAGATGGAGCTGAAATGGCAGCACTGGCACGAAGAATGTCAGCGGTACCTCCAGGATGGAACCTTTGCCTCCGATTCCCGCATGGAATCCATCTGCAAGGTGTGGTCTtgctgggaaggaaggaaactgGACAAGTAGTGGATCCACCCCTGTGTGCTTCAGGAGCCCTGTGTAGCCATAAGTAATTTTAATGTGCCAGATGATCAGTAAATCAGGAGATCTCAGGCCAGTCTCCACTCTGGTCTTTatgctgcagcagcctttgCAAGCCTGGGCACGTGGTTTTCTCTTTGTGTCTGAGGCCATGAGGCCAGTTGGGAAACTGGGCTCTGAGAAGGGTCTTTATCCTTTGttatttacttttaattctCAGTGCTGCCAGATGGGAGTCACTGTAACTCTGAGGTGATGCCTCTGAACTCTGAGTTACAGGGCAGCTGTGCACCTTGCTGACTTGGCAGAATTactgctgtgtttctcctgtcAGATCCTGCTGGGAGATGAGGATGCCATACTGGAGAAGAAGGAGCTCATGACGACTTGGTACCACTTCCTGGTTACCAGGCTCCTGTACTCCCACCCCACTGTGAAGCCGATGGAGCTGCGCTTCTATGCACAGGCAGGAAACAGGATTGTTGTATTCTCCATCACTTCTTGCCCACCAGCGTTCCTGCACTGAAAGAAGAGCTTTGGGAGGGTTGGTGGCTTAGAGCAGCTACATATCATAAGGTGTTCCCTAGTTGTAAGTGCACTGGGAGACTGATACAGCAGCCATGTAATCATTGAAGGCTCAATCTCTTCAGTGTCCAGTGTTACCATAAATCTTCTTCCTGCAAATTGTTTTCCTAGTTTCCTTATGCTAAAAGAAGGGGGAAATCTTGTTAATTAGTGTCTTCAGTCTCTATGACCTTTTATTTCCCATAAAATAACCTACATGAGGCTGCTGCATCTGAGCAAACATCTTCCTTTCACTATTTCACAGCCTCTGCATTTATCATGCCTTGCAATCTCGTTCCACAGTCTAGTCTGGACCTGTTCCTGGGAGGAGAAAGCAGCCCTGAGCCTCTAGACACGATTTTAATGGCAGCCTTTGAATTTGAGATTCATCAAGTGATCAAGGAATGCAGGTTGAGTTTTAAGGCTTTTGATTCTCTGGTTGTATCTTGTTGCTTCTGCGGGTGTTCAGTAGGATTTGGGGTAGAGGGTGTGGGTACAACCCACCTGATCAGCCTTTCCCAAGAGTTGAGCAAAAATACATgaagcaggcagcagctgcaagtATTCCATTAGGTCTGGGCCACTGCAGTCAGACATTATACTGCAGTGCAGCCGCTGCACTGGTAACAAGTGCCAGTGGGAAACCTGGTGTGTCCTTGGCAGAGGCAGGTTTaggcttttcttctttctctgcttccatGACAGCATTGCCCTGAGCAACTGGTGGTTTGTGGCTCATCTGACAGACCTGCTGGACCACTGTAAACTCCTGCAGTCCCACAATCTCTAGTGAGTATTTCTTTGCCTTGGTTATTCAGACACCCAGCAGCCAGAGTGACCAAAACAGCATGTGGGTTTGGGTTGAAAAGGAGCAACTTGGGCATCGACAGAGGGTGGAGAATCAAGGTGCTGTGTGTGCCtctggagccagcagcagcacagatgctctgagaagcagcagcagttgctgcCAGGATGGATTTGGCCTGTTCAGCAGTGCCTCAGGGCACTGGCAGCATTTCCTTTAAAGATGATTTTATCTGAAATAGAATCAAGGTCTCAAATGTTTGTTGTTACAGACAACAGTGAGAAACTCATCTTAAACAGTTTCCACACTGCTGCTTGGAGCAAATGGGAGTTGGAGCACTTCTGTCCAGCGAGGTGCAAATACTAATGcctgtttctcctctctcccctcctccagctTTGGCTCAAACATGCGTGAGTTCCTCCTGCTGGAGTATGCCTCAGGACTCTTCTCCCATCACAGGTAGCAACCTCTGCTTTCCACTCAGAGCACAGCCTAAGCCAGCAACTAAAAGCCTGTTGCTGCCAGGATGGGTTTGGCCTGTCCAGCAGTGCCTTggtgcattttcttttaaacactaTTTTATCTGAAATACAGTCAAGGTCCCAAATGTTTGTTGTTGGAGGGAATGGTGAGAAACTAAGCTTAAATACTGTCTACACTTGTGCTTTGAATAGTAGAAGtttgaaaatcacagaatctccagggctggaagggaactCAAAagcagtgcaacccccctgccagagcagggccacctggagcagggcacacaggaactcgtccagctgggtttgagtgtccccagagaaggagactccacagcccatctgggcagcccctgccagtgctccctcacctcaacagggaacaagtttttaAAGGAGTTGAAACAGATCGAGAAGCCACTGGTGGGCTTTCAGCAGAGGTGTCCCTCAGGGCCCTGCCATCCCCTTCCCTTCCtgtcccttcccttccctgcagtCCAGGCCAAAGCTGCCTGTCAGAGCCCATCGAGCCCACTGCCCAGGACAGAACtgctcctgccacagcagcctgctTGGCACAGAGCAGCTTGTAGCAAAGCACTGGTGAGATGCAGCCCAAAGCTGTCTAACAAGCAGCTGGCAGGATAAAAGCTGTTGGAAGTCTCAACACTAAGTTAGTCAGATCTCCTTGTGCCTTTACTGCTGTGCTTGTTTAAGACTTGTATGCTTGGAGTGCTCAGTGATTTTGTTCCCCTGCCAGCCTGTGGCAGCTGGGGGTAGATTACTTTGACCACTGCCCAGAATACGGCCGGGTGTATTTGGAGCTTCACATCGAGCGGATTCCCCTGAACACGGAGCAGAAGGCCCTCAAAGTGCTGAGGATCTGTGAGCAGAGGCAGATGCATGAGCAAGGTGAGTGGGTTTTAAATCTCATTGTTTTTTAGGAACACATGGGAAGCTACTGAAACTAACTCTTTCCCCTCTTGCCCTGTGTCCCTCCCGAGTTCGGAGCATCTGTAAGATCATGGCCATGAAGGCTCTCAGGAACAACCGCTTGGGCTCTGCCCTGTCCTGGAGCATCAGGGCCAAAGATGCAGCTTTTGCCACGCTGATATCTGACAGGTGAggcccagctgctgccctgggggctgggggaaggggggaggcaGCCACTCTGCAACAGTCCTGCTGGGGGCACAGTGGGGGAACTCCCTCAGGCTGAGTACCTGCTGCTGCACTCCTGCTGCAGATGCTGGGGTGCTCTCACCTGCAACACCTGaactgtttcttttctccttcttgagatctagaaacaaaacagattgGCTTTATCTAATAGTCTAATCCTCTTAGACCTCACTTGGGTAAAcccttctgctgcctttttgtCCCTTGCTGTGATGGGGCTGTACAGTGAACCAAGACCTGATCTGTGTGGAGGATAATCCCCTCCTGTCCTTCATTCAGGTTATTTTTAACCAGTCTAGTTCACCCTGCAGGCTCTAAACAAGTCTGGGACAGTCACTTTAAGGCACCACTTCtgcaaaaaaacctctcaaGCCCCACTCACAACATCAGTAACAAAGAGTAAAGTGTTACCCTGCCCTTGTTTTGAATGAGCTTGTCCCAATATCTGACCTTGGGAAGGTTGTTGAATTGAAGAGGATGCCAACACTTGGCTTAGGCCCAGACAAAAGCTGCAGCAACTCTCTTCATGCTTTTTAATCTCTAGCAACCCATGTCATGTTTTCTGCTAATTGGAAATAGGCATGTGCCAGTCTCTTTAGTATAGTTAGAGTATATTATATAGAGAGTGTAACCTTGAAATGACACTCAGGGTAGGTGGCCAGGCAGCTCTCTGAAGCAAGGCAGCACTAAGAGTCGCTGGTTTGGGTTATTTGGGTTGGGCTTTTTCATGTCTGCTTTGAGAGAGTGAGAATCATTGTATTCCTTTCAGTAGAAGGTGAAGGAAAACCATCACAggaagcagctctggaaagcaGCATAAGGAAGGCTGTgacaaaacagatgaaaagctTTTAGAATTGTTTCTGTTCCTGCTGCTTATCCACTTCTTTtacacagcagaaaaacagagctTTTGTTACAGTCCAGGAGTGTTATTTATGCATTCACCAGCCTCAGCTTCCTGTGCTCTTTCCTTAGTTGCTCCTTTTAAAGAGTAGATCTCAACTACCAGAACATCCAGAGGAGTAACTGAGGTGCCTGGGAGTGCACACACCACCTCACTGGCCCCTCCCAGAGCCCTTCTGCTGTCTCAGAGCCTTGGGGGGGCTGTTGATGGAATGTAGCTGTAGAGTGGAGTTTTCTGGGAAGGGATTAGGAGATACAAACAGAACATGGACAGTGTTCTCCCTTTTAAGCTTTTACTGCATTTTACCTTCTCCTTAGGTTCCTGAAGGACTACTGTGAAAGGGGGAGCTTCTCTGACTTGGACCTCATTGACAATTTGGGGCCATCCATGCTGCTCAGCGACCGCCTGACGTTCCTGGGTGAGAAGTGCTTACAGTTTCCACTCTGGTCTGTTATGTAGAACACAGGTAACTCCTGTGGGGTTATTTGCATTTGGCTCTTCCTCCATCTGCCTACTTTGTGCTTAGTGAGGAGGGGAAAGCAGCTGATTGGAGGTGATTTGGGCTGCAGCCTGCTTGCTGCCCGGAGGTTCTGTTGAAAACTGTGCTGaagcagcccctgagctgcaCAGTCTTGAGCCCCAGCTTGTGAGCTTCTCCTTTCCGACTCTGCCACTCCCTCGAGAGACCTTCCTGTTAAGGGTCTCTGTTCCCATCTGAACCCTCAGAGGACAGTGACGCCTTTCAGAGCTCCTGACACTGCTGTACCAACATGAGCATTCACTCCCCACttctctctccctgccctggtTTATGCAGACACCAcctgtgccccacagcccctcgtgctgctgctcaccctgcagcccctcagcctggGCAATGCTCCTGAGCCAAACAGTAAACCTggcccagagcagccacagcttctTGGCTGCCTGTGTTCTGCACACGAGTCCCGTTCCCCTAgtctgggctgctctggggcctCAGTGCAGGTGGGGGCGGTTCTGCCACAGGCTTGCTGGGAGCCGAGGGGCCTCCTGCCATCCAGCAGCCCAGGCCTGCCAGCCACTGCTGCCTCTCACCCTTCCCCACCCCCCTGCAGGGAAGTACCGCGAGTTCCACCGGCTGTACGGGGAGCAGCGCTTCACCGAGGCAGCGCGGCTGCTGCTCATGCTGATGACGGCTCACATCGCTCCCTGCTCCTTCTGGATGACTCTGCTGACAGATGCCCTTCCCCTGCTGGAACAGAAAGAGGTGAGCATGGCAGcacccccccagagcccccgtGTGCTGATGACTGAACACGTGTGCTGATGACTGAAGTACCCAGAGCCTCCAGTTCCTGCTGGTACTTGGCTTGAAGATTTTTCTAGTGCCCTTCCaagccatttttttccttcaggatCCATCAAGAAAATGGCAAATTAGTAATTTCAGACCCATGGCAGGATGAAGGCCAGTCTGACCTCACAGCTGACCCTGCTGTGTGCAGGAGGTGGCACCAGAGACCTCCTAAAGTCACTTCCAGCCTGAATTACCCCCTGGATCTGCCATTTAaagggtcagaagggacctatGAGAGTGTGGaagctttcccttcctctcagcTGAGTTACCTTCTCAGACTGTGGGATCTCCTTCAGCTGGACTGGTCTCAGTAAACCCTTTCGTTTCCACAGGTCATCTTTTCAGCAGAGCAGACCTACGAGTTGATGCGCTGCCTGGAAGACCTGACAGTGGGGAAGTCAGAGAAGCAGAAATTCCAGGTAGCTCCTGTTTGGAGGAGAGCTGGCTCCTGCCTCCCTGGGACTGGGGCAGGTTGGGGGAAGCAGGCACTCTGGTTATCTTCTGGAGGGGGCAGAAAAGAGGGAGAGCCTGAGCTCCtgaggctggtgtgtgctgttGCTTTACAAGCTGTCCCAGTGAGGCATTCTCAGGAGCGATACAGGCACAGGAGCTCTCCCACTGAGTGGGGTTGGGCTGTGATGCTTTCCCAAGAGAAATACTTGCCAAGGACAGGGGCACTGAAAGGCTGAGATGCTGCCATGGGACAGCTCCAGCTGTGAAGCTTCCAGGCACAGCCGTTTGCTGCACACACCAACGAGGCAGCAAAAGCCTGGCATGGCTGGAGCCTGTCACCTAAAGAGTAGGAAAGGGAGTGTTTGCTTCTCTCAGAAGATGCCTGACAGCTGAGCACAGACACCCTCACTGGCCCAGCCCCTGAAGAGCAcctctgtgcctgcagcagcctgacCCCCCTCTGCTCCTTTGCAGGATGATAATGAGACAACCAAAGTGGAAATGCTGAGACTGGCCCTTGCCCGGAACCTCGCGCGAGTCATCGTCAAAGAGGGGACGCTGGAAGGCTCCTGAAACCCCAACCTGTGCCTCATCCTCTGGCTCACTGTACATAAGCCTGGCTGCTTTTCTAGGAATAAAGGCCTTGTTTTGCAGATGCCTGGGGGATTTGTTCTTGTCTtacctttgcttttttccttcagagccGATGTGACCTGTAGGAAGCTGCACCAAGTCCTGCAGGTCACTTGTTCCAGCATcacccctccctgggcagggaaACCTCAGCACCCAGACACTGGTGCCCTGCCTTGTCCCCTTGCTGTACCCCCAGCAGCCAGACCTGAAGCTCAGCCCACCTTTCAGAACCCTGGGGTTTtagaaagcagcagctccttctggTTTTGCTTAGTTTGGACAGTCTTGAGGTGCTGGGTTGAGTTGGGCCccatcctgtgccagggccatGAGTAAGGGCTGTCCACAGAGCAGGGTAGGGAAAACCATTTATTGAACATGCAGCAGCACAACCGTGTGGGAGGGGTTTGTACAGTAGGGCTGAGGCAGGGACCTCCCCCTGCACACAGGCAACATTCAGTTTCACTTCCAAAGCTTTAAACAGCACACTTCCAGGCAGGGATGtccccctggggctgggcccaTGCTGCTGGGAACACAAAGCcaagctgcagccagcacttgtgtgcccctgccctgccagtccCAGGAGATGCACCCACTGCAGCGAGCCCACGgcctccagccacagcccccaggctgctgcctctgcactgCTGCCAGGGCCATGGCAGAGGCAGAACCCCTCACTCCTTGTCCCCTAGCTTAGTCTATCAATCTAAAACCACTTTCTTGAAGGATCCAACCAACACACCCATCCCTCTCACCTGCCTTCTGCCTGCTGAGCTTCAGAGCAGGTCAGGCCTTGCTCCCACTGGCAGAGGCTTCAAGTACTTGTGCCTCCTCTGCTGAGGCCCTCAGGCCTCCAACTCTGCAGTGCTTTTACCTCTACTGCTTTTTAGTTTGCAACACAGTAAGGAAAATTCAACTACAGGTCAGTCCCAGCAGCACTTGTGATGTGTTTTGCAGCCACCACTCGTTCCAGCAGCACCTTCTCCTTTGGAGCTTCCCTACTAGGGGCAGGGCTCTCCTCTCTACTGACTTTCTCAGGGCTTCAGCTGGTGGCTCCCACCCCTGAGCTCAGTGTCTGAGGCCCTGCCCTCCCTGTGCCTTTGTCAAGGGATGttcaccccccaccccccactaATTGAAACCTGTGTCTCAGGCAGCTGAGGCGCTGCTTGGGCCTGGAAATCGAGGGAGAGAGAGATGGCTGGAACTGAGTTTTGGTGATTGAAGCCTGGTTTGTGTGGCTGTAGCTAGAGAGGTCAGCTCTTCTGTCCCTTGGTAGCACAGAACACCCAAGTCCAGCAATACTGCCTTCCCCTTATGGGGCAATTGCACTTACCCACTGCAGCCAGGGAACAAACAAAAGGAGGCATTAAACCCAGCCCAGgcactgccatggccctgcCCAGCCTTCCACGTTCCTATTTAGATACCCTATAGCTCTGCTATTTACACCTTGTATTTCATTGTACTCATCTCACTCAAACATGGTATTTAACTACAACAACCCTACTGCCATCACCAGGGGCCATGAGAGgcctctctcctgctcccaCTGCAGCCCATCAGTGACCACACACATCTCTGCTGTCCTCCACCACCACTCGCCCCTCCTTCCCAGCCCCGTTTAAcctcctccccttttccccATGCTATGGAATGCACCAAAGGCAGCAAAAATAACCAGTGTAACCATTATGCACACAGAAGTCAGCCCCAGCTGCCCAATCTGGATGTGGCAGGGAGGCAGCTGGAGCTACCGAATAAAGGACTACAGACACAGCAGCGTCGCAGCGAGGGGCTGCTCACGGCGGCCCCCGGGCatggagcagcagagggagggaggggaagggagccAAGTGCCATTTCAGTGTAGAAAAGAAGCATTTCCCTCATGGAGCTGTGTTATTGCTCAACATGCGTGGTGGGCCCGGCCTGGGGCGAGGGTCTGAGGAGAGCGGGCGGAGGGCTCTGCGCCGAGGAAGCTCACGGTGGCGTCACGGCCCCGCAGGGATCTCTGGGCAGCGGGGGAACGAGCCAGCTAAATCCCCTTTGCTGCTGACAGGGCTCCCCTCAAAACACAATAACTTCAAGTTTAATAGAGTGGAAGATAGAACCAGATTCACCCAGAGGTCAAACGCAAACACGACCAGCACTGCCTGTTACTGGCTGCCACTCAGGTCACGCTTTGACGGATGTCCCGGGACCCCTTCAACGTGGGGCCAAACATTCTGGACTAAAGCTACAAGAGGAGTGGTCAGGAGAAGGAAACGAAGCTGAACATCACCAGTGGATAGTGTGTGTGTCCCTTCCCATGGCACACTCCTCCCAGGCCTGCGGGATCCTCTCCTGGTCCTGTCCCAGTCTCTGGCAGTGTCCTAAGGTCATAGATTCCCCCACTGCTCTACTGGGGGAAACTGATCCACTTCGCCGacctctgtgctgggctggtcTCCCAGTGTGAAGGTCAGTCTGTACCTCAGCCTCACTTTCTCCTGCAGGAAAGACAAAACCCAAGAGCAATGTGAGAACAGCCTCAGTTGCCCCCAAACACAACATTTCACTgtcagagctctgcagagagcacgAGGCTTCTGTTGTACGTAGCACGGGGAAGAGGCCCAAGGCTACTTCAGCATCTGGCTTTGAGCTCTATGGAGCAGAGGTAACTGCAGCAAGGAAAAGCAGGCACTCAGAAAGGAAAGTGTTAACCACAGTGTTTCACTGCTCACAGGAACATCCTCAAAGGAGAAGGGAACAGTCATGACCTGTTTGACATTTGGGTTGGGTCAGAAGTGTTCCTACAGCCCCAGGGAATGAGACATGCATCTAATTCTCTCCAAAGGGAGTGGGCTAAGCTCTTGGTGCAGCTCCATGGCTGCCCTTTGCAGCTGGCCCTTGGGTGACTGTTGCCCTTGTGCTGGAAGGAACATAAGggtccttctcctcctctcctcactGACAGCCTGTCAACCCCGGATCGAAACACCAAGGTTGTGCAGGAACCACCTCCAGAGGGCAAGGAGGAGGAAACAGCTGTACCTGCTCAGTACAGATCAGCCCACTGACCTGGGGAATTCAGCTTACACCCAATTTGCCTGCCAAGGAGAGGATAAATCCCACTGGAGGCTGATCTGCCCCTCTCACCTTCGCAGGGTTGGCCAGCAGCATGACCTGGGTGATGGCAGCGGGTGGCTGGACCGGGCTGAAGGGAGACAGCTCCGTGCCCGAGGGCGGCTGCAGCTTCACCTTCATGGactgcaaagggaaaagaaagaggaaccTCAGGGATTATCTTCTCCCTTGGGGATAAGGAGAGATGCAggtgctggctggggaggggcagcaCACATCTAAACTGAAGAGAATCCATCCACGTGCGAGGAGGAGGAAACGGGAGCCTTCCCAGCAAGAGCTACACGATAGGAAGGGACAGAGCACAGGCACTGCTCAGgtgagcagcaccagcacctgCCTGGCCCACTGCTCCTGCCTGAGGATCTAGTGCCAACACCTTCACGAGGGCAGGCAGAACGTAGCTGAGATGGGGCAGTTCAAAGCACAAGCTGGCCATCCCAAGTTCCCTAGGTGCAGTGAGGCGAGGCTGGAACATGCTGCCAGAATTAGGGTACCTTTGGGAATTCTGTTGTTTCAGAAAGAGCTCAGGgtggctgtgtccctgcagcagtcCTGTCACTGTGCTGAGCCAGCCTCTCACACAGACATAGAGGGATTGATCTTacagagcaggaaaaggagaacaCTAACTACCTGCAGTTCTTGACTTGTCCTGTTCTGTGCTTTCTATCCCTGACAGCCACCACTGTTTTTGGAAGCCTAGAGACAGGCAGAGCCTGGCTGTCCCAGGTCCCTGAGGTCACACCCAGAGCTTCTCAGCGCCACGGGTCAGGCGCCCCCCTCTGTGCTACCTTgggcacagcagcctgcagcacgATGTTCCTCACAGGGAGTGCTGCTGTGTTCAGCATGGagaccaccaccaccagcacgTCTGCCCTCCCTGGGGGGCACTCCCGGGCGAAGTGCAGGAGCAGGCGGAAGCCGTTCTTGTCGTAGGCCGTCACCGGGAGGGCGCTGCCTGCAGCGGGAGACAGGGCACAGCAAGGCAGGGTTCTCATCCCTTCTCTCTACTCCACAAGCTCTGCCAAGAAGCTTTGCTTGGTACTCACTGGGTTTGATGGATTCCAAGGGAACGTGGACGTTGGCCAAAGAAATCTCAGGTGCTTTCGCGGgactgccctgctgctggaaCGCTGTCGGCTGGAAGAGAGGGCTCCCTGAGCCAGCAGTGCCACTGCTtgggagaggggctgcaggggctgcaggggcagaggctgGTGGCCCTGCAGGTGCAATCAACGGGGCAGAGGTGATGGCAGGTGGGAGAGTAACCCCAGGGCACAGCGAGGCTGTCACCACGCCTTGGGTGGCAGTTCTGGAAGAGACAGAGAACACGTGGGAAACTGAGCTGCAGCGCAGCAGGGATTCCATCACAAACCCACAGACGAGGGCAGATCCCCAGGACAGAGCAGTGGCCTGAAGCCAGACCCAGGTCTGTGCCTCAGGGTGGTCTCCTG is a window of Colius striatus isolate bColStr4 chromosome 18, bColStr4.1.hap1, whole genome shotgun sequence DNA encoding:
- the NUP85 gene encoding nuclear pore complex protein Nup85, which encodes MEELDAEPPVMVVPGADPSLRQLCFAWGPAEMLVCETLFGRKGTAEGGPSSSHVFVVRKDQDIYIQTLRKLFNESHGIFLGLQRSEEELAGKPRKAQLVQVSKNYRSVIRACMEDMHQAAISTREPALQSQYSTQVSILSAMELIWNLCEILFVEAAAAGPLLLRLLDWVRLHVCDVDNMVREVLSSEQPSKHKLFWNVVDIFVLQGRMDEARHLLSKEATANPTSGNMYKILDDLMKKMPVPSLGNTQTLTEMELKWQHWHEECQRYLQDGTFASDSRMESICKILLGDEDAILEKKELMTTWYHFLVTRLLYSHPTVKPMELRFYAQSSLDLFLGGESSPEPLDTILMAAFEFEIHQVIKECSIALSNWWFVAHLTDLLDHCKLLQSHNLYFGSNMREFLLLEYASGLFSHHSLWQLGVDYFDHCPEYGRVYLELHIERIPLNTEQKALKVLRICEQRQMHEQVRSICKIMAMKALRNNRLGSALSWSIRAKDAAFATLISDRFLKDYCERGSFSDLDLIDNLGPSMLLSDRLTFLGKYREFHRLYGEQRFTEAARLLLMLMTAHIAPCSFWMTLLTDALPLLEQKEVIFSAEQTYELMRCLEDLTVGKSEKQKFQDDNETTKVEMLRLALARNLARVIVKEGTLEGS